From one Streptomyces sp. NBC_01478 genomic stretch:
- a CDS encoding acetate--CoA ligase family protein produces the protein MTEDRVLRVRALLDSVRAEGRSALTAPEGKVIADTYGIAVPGEELATDVDEAVAFAARFGGPVVMKIVSPDILHKTDAGGVIVGVEGAADVRAAFHKIVDSARAYDADARIEGVQVQELLPQGQEVIVGAVTDPTFGKVVAFGLGGVLVEVLKDVTFRLAPVSADEALSMLDSIRAAEILRGVRGAPAVDRWAIAEQIRRVSQLVADFPEIAEVDLNPVIATPQGAVAADIRVILAESQPVPRRRYTRDEILTTMRRLMEPTSVAVIGASNEQGKIGNSVMRNLVDGGFAGEIHPVNPKADDILGRKAYKSVTDVPGEVDVAVFAIPAKFVAAALEEVGRKNIPNAVLIPSGFAETGEVALQDEIVAIAERYGVRLLGPNIYGYYSTWQDLCATFCTPYDVKGGVALTSQSGGIGMAILGFARTTKTGVSAIVGLGNKSDLDEDDLLTWFGEDPHTECIAMHLEDLKDGRAFVEAARKTVPLKPVVVLKAGRTAAGAKAAGSHTGALAGDDAVYTDILKQAGVIRAPGLNDMLEYARGLPVLPTPKGDNIVIITGAGGSGVLLSDAVTDNGLSLMEIPPDLDASFRKFIPPFGAAGNPVDITGGEPPSTYEATIRLGLEDPRIHALVLGYWHTIVTPPMVFAELTARVVAEFKERGIEKPVVASLAGDVEVEEACQYLYERGVVAYPYTTEKPVAVLGAKYQWARAAGLLGGGS, from the coding sequence ATGACAGAGGACCGGGTCCTGAGGGTGCGTGCGCTCCTCGACTCCGTGCGGGCCGAGGGACGATCCGCGCTGACCGCGCCCGAGGGCAAGGTGATCGCCGACACGTACGGGATCGCCGTACCGGGTGAGGAGTTGGCGACGGACGTCGACGAGGCGGTCGCGTTTGCGGCGCGGTTCGGCGGGCCCGTCGTGATGAAGATCGTCTCGCCCGACATCCTGCACAAGACCGACGCGGGTGGCGTGATCGTCGGGGTCGAGGGTGCGGCGGACGTACGGGCCGCGTTCCACAAGATCGTCGACAGCGCGCGGGCGTACGACGCCGACGCCCGCATCGAGGGCGTCCAGGTACAGGAGTTGCTGCCGCAGGGCCAGGAGGTCATCGTCGGGGCGGTGACCGACCCGACGTTCGGGAAGGTGGTCGCGTTCGGGCTCGGCGGGGTGTTGGTCGAGGTGCTGAAGGACGTGACGTTCCGGCTGGCACCCGTGAGCGCCGACGAGGCGCTGTCCATGCTGGACTCGATCCGGGCGGCGGAGATCCTGCGCGGGGTGCGCGGCGCACCGGCCGTCGACCGGTGGGCGATCGCGGAACAGATCCGCCGGGTGTCCCAACTGGTCGCGGACTTCCCGGAGATCGCCGAGGTGGACCTGAACCCGGTGATCGCGACGCCCCAGGGCGCGGTGGCGGCCGACATCCGCGTGATCCTCGCCGAGTCGCAGCCGGTACCCCGTCGACGGTATACACGCGACGAGATCCTGACGACCATGCGCCGCCTGATGGAGCCGACCTCGGTCGCCGTGATCGGTGCCTCGAACGAGCAGGGCAAGATCGGCAATTCGGTGATGCGCAACCTCGTCGACGGCGGCTTCGCCGGCGAGATCCATCCGGTGAACCCCAAGGCCGATGACATCCTCGGCCGCAAGGCGTACAAGAGTGTCACGGACGTTCCCGGTGAGGTGGATGTGGCCGTCTTCGCCATTCCCGCCAAGTTCGTGGCAGCGGCACTGGAGGAGGTGGGGCGCAAGAACATCCCCAACGCCGTCCTCATCCCCTCCGGGTTCGCCGAGACCGGCGAAGTCGCGCTCCAGGACGAGATCGTGGCGATCGCCGAGCGCTACGGCGTCCGCCTCCTAGGGCCGAACATCTACGGCTACTACTCGACCTGGCAGGACCTGTGCGCCACGTTCTGCACGCCGTACGACGTGAAGGGCGGGGTGGCGCTGACCTCGCAGTCCGGTGGCATCGGGATGGCGATCCTGGGCTTCGCGCGGACCACCAAGACGGGTGTGTCGGCGATCGTCGGGCTCGGCAACAAGTCGGACCTGGACGAGGACGACCTGCTGACCTGGTTCGGCGAGGACCCGCACACCGAGTGCATCGCGATGCACCTGGAGGACCTCAAGGACGGCCGCGCGTTCGTCGAGGCGGCCCGAAAGACCGTACCCCTCAAGCCAGTTGTGGTCCTGAAGGCGGGGCGTACGGCGGCGGGTGCGAAGGCCGCCGGCTCGCACACAGGCGCACTGGCGGGCGACGACGCGGTGTACACGGACATCCTGAAGCAGGCCGGTGTCATCCGTGCCCCCGGGCTCAACGACATGCTGGAGTACGCGCGCGGCCTGCCTGTGCTGCCCACTCCCAAGGGCGACAACATCGTCATCATCACGGGAGCCGGCGGCAGTGGCGTGCTCCTCTCGGACGCGGTGACCGACAACGGCCTTTCCCTGATGGAGATTCCGCCGGATCTCGACGCGTCCTTCCGGAAGTTCATCCCGCCCTTCGGGGCGGCGGGCAACCCGGTCGACATCACCGGGGGCGAGCCGCCGTCGACGTACGAGGCGACGATCCGGCTGGGCCTGGAGGATCCGCGCATCCACGCGCTGGTCCTCGGCTACTGGCACACCATCGTCACTCCCCCGATGGTCTTCGCGGAGCTCACCGCGCGCGTGGTCGCCGAGTTCAAGGAGCGCGGGATCGAGAAGCCGGTGGTGGCGTCGCTCGCGGGTGACGTCGAGGTCGAGGAGGCCTGCCAGTACCTGTACGAGCGCGGGGTCGTGGCGTACCCGTACACGACCGAGAAGCCGGTGGCGGTGCTGGGCGCGAAGTACCAATGGGCGCGCGCGGCAGGGCTGTTGGGCGGTGGTTCATGA
- a CDS encoding OFA family MFS transporter codes for MTADPITTNESGAANRPYREVTDANGRIYRVGETDRDILGHSRKIMIYLPWIAMMAISVFEYAYGSAEDTLSSAHGWTQSNTFWILSIWVFFQAGIAFPAGWLREKGILTARKAMYIGSVMCVIGFLALSHLDNVWLAIVGFGVIGGVGAGLVYATCINMVGKWFPERRGARTGFVNGGFAYGSLPFIFIFNYAFDTGNYHRVLDLIGCYILIVVFGCAFFFKDPPKNWWPADIDPLTYGGNDKSATSLAKNPPAVRQFTPKEAIRTGMLPLMWLSIVLTAGVSIFGISFQVDFAKDVGFGPLVAASSMGVMAVINGIGRAVVGWLSDLWGRKLTLVFVILVLGLAQFGVIWAGHLRSEWLFLFFAFLSGFGGGAFYPMFAALTPDYFGENFNATNYGLVYSGKLISGLFGGGLGSMVVAAWGYNGAYALAGGVSMVAAAIALLLRQPGRGDRELTRVPQPQPAA; via the coding sequence ATGACCGCAGATCCCATCACCACGAACGAATCCGGCGCCGCGAACCGTCCCTACCGTGAAGTGACCGACGCCAACGGCCGCATATACCGCGTCGGCGAGACCGACCGCGACATCCTCGGCCACTCACGCAAGATCATGATCTACCTCCCCTGGATCGCCATGATGGCGATCAGCGTCTTCGAGTACGCGTACGGCTCCGCGGAGGACACCCTGTCCAGCGCGCACGGCTGGACGCAGAGCAACACCTTCTGGATCCTGAGCATTTGGGTCTTCTTCCAGGCCGGCATCGCCTTCCCGGCGGGTTGGCTGCGGGAGAAGGGCATCCTCACGGCCCGCAAGGCGATGTACATCGGCTCCGTCATGTGCGTGATCGGTTTCCTCGCGCTGTCCCACCTGGACAACGTGTGGCTGGCGATCGTCGGCTTCGGCGTGATCGGCGGTGTCGGCGCCGGCCTCGTCTACGCGACCTGCATCAACATGGTCGGCAAGTGGTTCCCCGAACGGCGGGGCGCCCGCACCGGGTTCGTCAACGGCGGCTTCGCCTACGGGTCGCTGCCGTTCATCTTCATCTTCAACTACGCCTTCGACACCGGGAATTACCACCGGGTCCTGGATCTGATCGGCTGTTACATCTTGATCGTGGTGTTCGGGTGCGCGTTCTTCTTCAAGGACCCGCCGAAGAACTGGTGGCCCGCCGACATCGATCCGCTGACCTACGGCGGCAACGACAAGAGCGCGACGAGTCTCGCCAAGAACCCGCCCGCCGTACGGCAGTTCACCCCCAAGGAGGCCATCCGCACCGGCATGCTGCCGCTGATGTGGCTGTCGATCGTGCTGACCGCCGGGGTGTCGATCTTCGGGATCTCCTTCCAGGTCGACTTCGCCAAGGACGTCGGCTTCGGTCCGCTGGTGGCGGCCTCCTCGATGGGCGTCATGGCCGTCATCAACGGCATCGGCCGCGCGGTCGTCGGCTGGCTGTCCGACCTCTGGGGCCGCAAACTCACCCTGGTCTTCGTCATCTTGGTCCTGGGCCTCGCCCAGTTCGGCGTGATCTGGGCCGGACATCTGCGCAGCGAGTGGCTGTTCCTGTTCTTCGCCTTCCTCTCCGGCTTCGGCGGCGGTGCGTTCTACCCGATGTTCGCGGCCCTGACCCCGGACTACTTCGGCGAGAACTTCAACGCCACCAACTACGGCCTGGTGTACAGCGGCAAGCTGATCAGCGGCCTGTTCGGCGGCGGCCTCGGCTCGATGGTGGTGGCGGCCTGGGGCTACAACGGCGCGTACGCGCTGGCCGGCGGAGTCTCGATGGTGGCGGCGGCGATCGCGCTCCTGCTGCGCCAACCCGGGCGCGGGGACAGGGAGTTGACCCGGGTTCCCCAACCACAGCCCGCGGCCTGA
- the frc gene encoding formyl-CoA transferase — protein MTARALEGIRVLDMTHVQSGPSATQLLAWLGADVVKLEAPTGDITRKQLRDLPDVDSLYFTMLNCNKRSITLNTKTERGKEILTELIRRSDVMVENFGPGAVDRMGFTWDRIREINPRIVYASIKGFGDGPYTNFKAYEVVAQAMGGSMSTTGFEGGPPLATGAQIGDSGTGVHTVAGILAALFQRESTGRGQRVNVAMQHAVLNLCRVKLRDQQRLAHGPLAEYPNEDFGDEVPRSGNASGGGQPGWAVKCAPGGPNDYVYVIVQPVGWRPLTELIGRPELAEDPEWATPEARLPQLTKMFQLIEEWSATLPKWEVLERLNAHNIPCGPILSTREIIEDESLVANEMVVTVPHPERGEFVTVGSPLKLSDSPVEVTGSPLLGEHNEEVYIGELGLGDEELRLLKSNGVI, from the coding sequence ATGACCGCCAGGGCACTTGAAGGCATCCGCGTCCTCGACATGACGCACGTCCAGTCCGGCCCCTCCGCCACCCAACTGCTCGCCTGGCTCGGCGCCGACGTCGTCAAGCTGGAGGCGCCGACCGGCGACATCACGCGCAAGCAGTTGCGCGATCTCCCGGACGTCGACTCCCTCTACTTCACGATGCTCAACTGCAACAAGCGCAGCATCACCCTCAACACCAAGACCGAGCGCGGCAAGGAGATCCTCACCGAGCTGATCCGGCGCTCCGACGTCATGGTCGAGAACTTCGGTCCTGGCGCGGTCGACCGTATGGGGTTCACCTGGGATCGCATACGGGAGATCAATCCCCGCATTGTGTATGCGTCGATCAAGGGCTTCGGGGACGGCCCGTACACCAACTTCAAGGCGTACGAGGTCGTCGCGCAGGCGATGGGCGGCTCGATGTCGACCACCGGTTTCGAGGGCGGGCCACCGCTGGCCACGGGCGCTCAGATCGGTGACTCGGGCACAGGAGTGCATACAGTAGCCGGGATACTGGCGGCACTCTTCCAGCGCGAGAGCACCGGCCGCGGCCAGCGGGTCAACGTCGCCATGCAGCACGCCGTGCTGAACCTGTGCCGGGTGAAGCTGCGCGACCAGCAGCGCCTGGCGCACGGTCCCCTCGCCGAGTACCCGAACGAGGACTTCGGCGACGAGGTGCCCCGCTCGGGCAACGCGTCCGGCGGCGGCCAGCCCGGCTGGGCGGTCAAGTGCGCGCCGGGCGGCCCGAACGACTACGTGTACGTCATCGTGCAGCCCGTCGGCTGGCGGCCGCTCACCGAGCTGATCGGCCGGCCCGAACTCGCCGAGGACCCCGAGTGGGCGACGCCGGAGGCCCGGTTGCCGCAGCTCACCAAGATGTTCCAACTGATCGAGGAGTGGTCCGCCACGCTGCCCAAGTGGGAGGTGCTGGAGCGGCTCAACGCCCACAACATCCCGTGCGGGCCGATCCTCTCGACCAGGGAGATCATCGAGGACGAGTCGCTGGTCGCCAACGAGATGGTCGTGACGGTGCCGCACCCCGAGCGCGGCGAGTTCGTCACCGTCGGCAGCCCGCTGAAGCTCTCCGACTCCCCCGTGGAGGTGACCGGTTCACCGCTGCTCGGCGAGCACAACGAAGAGGTCTACATCGGCGAACTCGGCCTCGGCGACGAAGAGTTGCGCCTCCTCAAGTCGAACGGGGTGATCTGA
- a CDS encoding 2-dehydropantoate 2-reductase, whose amino-acid sequence MKVAVLGAGAIGAYVGAALHRAGADVHLVARGPHLAAMRQHGVQVLSPRGDFTARAHATDDPAEIGPVDFVLLGLKANSYAACGPLIEPLLHDTTAVVAAQNGIPWWYFHAHGGPYDGQRIESVDPDGAVSAVLAPERAVGCVVYAATELAGPGVVRHLEGTRFSIGEPDRSVSARCLALSEAMREGGLKCPVEPELRNDIWLKLLGNISFNPISALARATMRQMCLHGGTRKVIEIMMTETLSVAGALGCEVGVSIERRLAGAERVGDHRTSTLQDLERGKPLELDVLLAAVVELAEITGVEVPTLRTVHAISDLLALRSAA is encoded by the coding sequence GTGAAAGTCGCAGTCCTCGGCGCCGGTGCGATCGGCGCCTATGTCGGCGCCGCGCTCCACCGCGCGGGCGCCGATGTGCATCTCGTCGCCCGTGGACCGCATCTCGCGGCCATGAGGCAGCACGGCGTCCAAGTGCTCAGCCCGCGCGGCGACTTCACCGCCCGCGCCCATGCCACCGACGACCCGGCCGAGATCGGCCCGGTCGACTTCGTCCTCCTCGGTCTGAAGGCCAACTCGTACGCGGCGTGCGGGCCGCTGATCGAGCCCCTGCTGCACGACACCACCGCGGTCGTGGCCGCCCAGAACGGCATCCCCTGGTGGTACTTCCACGCGCACGGCGGCCCCTACGACGGGCAGCGCATCGAGAGTGTGGACCCGGACGGCGCGGTCAGTGCGGTGCTCGCGCCCGAACGGGCCGTCGGCTGTGTCGTCTACGCGGCAACCGAGCTGGCGGGACCGGGAGTTGTGCGCCATCTCGAAGGCACCCGGTTCTCGATCGGGGAGCCCGACCGGAGCGTCTCGGCGCGGTGTCTGGCGCTGAGCGAGGCCATGCGGGAGGGCGGGTTGAAGTGCCCGGTGGAGCCGGAGCTGCGCAACGACATCTGGCTCAAGCTGCTCGGCAACATCTCCTTCAACCCGATCAGCGCGCTGGCCCGCGCCACGATGCGGCAGATGTGTCTGCACGGCGGTACCCGCAAGGTCATCGAGATCATGATGACCGAGACGCTGTCCGTCGCCGGGGCCCTGGGCTGCGAGGTCGGTGTCTCCATCGAGCGGCGGCTCGCGGGCGCGGAGCGCGTCGGCGACCATCGCACCTCGACGCTCCAGGATCTGGAGCGCGGCAAGCCGCTCGAACTCGACGTACTCCTCGCGGCCGTGGTCGAGTTGGCGGAGATCACGGGTGTGGAGGTGCCCACCCTGCGCACCGTGCACGCCATCTCCGACCTGCTCGCGCTGAGAAGTGCCGCATGA
- a CDS encoding MFS transporter small subunit: protein MSNDSSQSPPDRRPLIAFAWLWVGAPLVYGVYELILKAKQLFTG from the coding sequence ATGTCGAACGACAGCAGTCAGAGCCCGCCTGACCGACGGCCACTGATCGCCTTCGCCTGGCTCTGGGTGGGCGCGCCACTGGTGTACGGCGTGTACGAACTGATCCTCAAGGCGAAGCAGCTCTTCACCGGCTGA
- a CDS encoding GntR family transcriptional regulator — protein sequence MLSQGLPQGAVPKLERPGPLRDRVYEALLELITTRALQPGQHLVESELAGHLGVSRQPVREALQRLNTEGWVDLRPAQGAFVHEPTEEEADQLLTVRTLLEAEAARLAAVNAGKAGIAVLEELCAEGERAVDADDVDAAVAMNARFHAKVMELAGNAVLGELAAQVDRRVRWYYTPVARQRGLTSWIEHRRLIDAIAARDELRASLLMREHTEHTRRSYHERAKS from the coding sequence ATGTTGTCGCAAGGACTGCCGCAGGGGGCGGTGCCCAAGCTCGAACGACCGGGCCCGCTGCGCGACCGTGTCTACGAGGCGCTGCTCGAACTCATCACCACCCGCGCGCTGCAGCCCGGCCAGCATCTCGTCGAGAGCGAACTCGCCGGGCACCTCGGAGTGTCCCGGCAGCCGGTGCGCGAGGCGCTGCAGCGGCTCAACACCGAGGGCTGGGTCGATCTGCGGCCCGCCCAGGGCGCCTTCGTGCACGAGCCGACGGAGGAGGAGGCCGACCAACTCCTCACCGTACGCACGCTGTTGGAGGCCGAGGCCGCCCGGCTCGCCGCCGTCAACGCGGGCAAGGCGGGCATCGCCGTCCTGGAGGAGCTGTGCGCGGAGGGCGAGCGCGCCGTCGACGCCGACGACGTGGACGCCGCCGTCGCCATGAACGCACGGTTCCACGCGAAGGTCATGGAGCTGGCCGGCAACGCCGTCCTCGGCGAACTCGCCGCGCAGGTCGACCGCCGGGTCCGCTGGTACTACACGCCGGTGGCCCGTCAGCGCGGTCTGACGTCCTGGATCGAGCACCGTCGTCTGATCGACGCGATCGCGGCCCGCGACGAGCTGCGCGCCAGCCTGCTGATGCGTGAACACACCGAGCACACCCGGCGGTCGTATCACGAGCGCGCCAAGTCCTGA
- a CDS encoding beta-ketoacyl-ACP synthase III yields the protein MNGTRIAAVGHYQPAKVLTNEDLAGMVDTSHEWITSRVGIKTRHIAGPDEPVDELAAHAAAKALAAAGLTPGDIDLVLVATSTAIDRSPNMAARVAARLGIPSPAAMDINVVCAGFTHALATADHAVRAGAAVRALVIGADKMSEVTDWSDRTTCVLVGDGAGAAVVEAADEPGIGPVLWGSVPEMGHAVRIEGTPPRFAQEGQSVYRWATTQLPPIARKACEKAGLTPADLAGVVLHQANLRIIEPLAEKIGAVNAVVARDVVQSGNTSAASIPLAFSKLVEQGALRTGDPVLLFGFGGNLSYAGQVVRCP from the coding sequence ATGAACGGCACGCGGATCGCCGCCGTCGGCCACTACCAGCCCGCCAAGGTACTCACCAACGAGGACCTGGCGGGCATGGTCGACACCAGCCACGAGTGGATCACCTCCCGGGTCGGCATCAAGACCCGCCACATCGCCGGGCCCGACGAACCCGTCGACGAGCTGGCCGCGCACGCCGCCGCCAAGGCCCTCGCCGCCGCCGGCCTGACGCCCGGGGACATCGACCTGGTCCTCGTCGCCACCTCCACGGCCATCGACCGCTCCCCGAACATGGCCGCCCGCGTCGCCGCCCGCCTCGGCATCCCGTCGCCCGCCGCCATGGACATCAACGTCGTGTGCGCCGGCTTCACCCACGCCCTGGCCACCGCCGACCACGCCGTCCGCGCGGGAGCGGCCGTACGGGCCCTGGTCATCGGCGCCGACAAGATGTCCGAGGTCACCGACTGGAGCGACCGTACGACCTGTGTCCTCGTCGGCGACGGAGCGGGGGCCGCCGTCGTCGAGGCCGCCGACGAACCCGGCATCGGACCGGTGCTGTGGGGTTCCGTGCCCGAGATGGGGCACGCGGTACGGATCGAGGGCACGCCCCCGCGATTCGCGCAGGAGGGCCAGAGCGTCTACCGCTGGGCCACCACCCAGCTCCCGCCCATCGCCCGCAAGGCCTGCGAGAAGGCCGGTCTGACCCCGGCCGACCTCGCCGGCGTCGTCCTCCACCAGGCGAACCTGCGCATCATCGAGCCCCTCGCCGAGAAGATCGGCGCCGTCAACGCGGTCGTCGCCCGCGACGTCGTCCAATCGGGCAACACCTCCGCCGCCAGCATCCCCCTCGCGTTCTCGAAACTCGTCGAACAGGGCGCCCTCCGCACCGGCGACCCGGTCCTGCTGTTCGGCTTCGGCGGGAACCTGTCCTACGCCGGCCAGGTCGTCCGCTGCCCGTGA
- a CDS encoding L-lactate MFS transporter — MSPPVAPPAWSRWLVPPAALSVHLSIGQAYAWSVFKPPLESSLNLSGTQSALPFQLAIVMLGLSAAFGGTLVERNGPRWAMTVALICFSSGFLISALGAETKQFWLIVLGYGFVGGIGLGIGYISPVSTLIKWFPDRPGMATGIAIMGFGGGALIASPWSAQMLKSFGSDNTGIAQSFLVLGLSYAVFMTLGVLLVRVPRTADLKADVKDAANTPSVLSGIQVSANSAVRTPQFWCLWVVLCMNVTAGIGILEKAAPMITDFFADTSTPVSVSAAAGFVALLSAANMAGRIGWSSTSDLIGRKNIYRVYLGVGAVMYALIALFGDSSKPLFILCALVILSFYGGGFATVPAYLKDLFGTYQVGAIHGRLLTAWSLAGVLGPLIVNWIADHQKDAGKHGAALYDTSFLIMIGLLVIGFVANELVRPVDARHHIPAPREAADVERQQSEPA, encoded by the coding sequence ATGAGTCCCCCAGTCGCACCCCCGGCGTGGAGCCGTTGGCTGGTTCCGCCCGCCGCTCTCTCGGTGCACCTCTCCATCGGCCAGGCCTACGCCTGGAGTGTCTTCAAGCCGCCGCTCGAATCCTCCCTGAACCTCAGCGGCACACAGAGCGCGCTGCCCTTCCAGCTCGCGATCGTCATGCTCGGCCTGTCGGCCGCGTTCGGCGGCACCCTCGTCGAACGCAACGGCCCGCGCTGGGCGATGACCGTCGCCCTCATCTGCTTCTCCTCCGGCTTCCTGATCTCCGCGCTCGGTGCGGAGACGAAGCAGTTCTGGCTGATCGTCCTCGGCTACGGCTTCGTCGGCGGGATCGGCCTCGGCATCGGCTACATCTCACCGGTCTCGACCCTGATCAAGTGGTTCCCGGACCGCCCCGGCATGGCCACCGGCATCGCCATCATGGGCTTCGGCGGCGGCGCGCTCATCGCCTCCCCGTGGTCGGCCCAGATGCTGAAGTCGTTCGGCTCCGACAACACCGGCATCGCCCAGTCGTTCCTCGTACTCGGTCTTTCGTATGCGGTCTTCATGACACTCGGCGTGCTGCTCGTGCGGGTGCCGCGCACGGCGGACCTCAAGGCTGACGTCAAGGACGCAGCGAACACACCCAGCGTCCTCTCCGGCATACAGGTCTCCGCCAACAGCGCCGTCCGCACACCGCAGTTCTGGTGCCTGTGGGTCGTCCTGTGCATGAACGTGACCGCGGGCATCGGCATCCTGGAGAAGGCCGCCCCGATGATCACGGACTTCTTCGCGGACACCTCCACACCGGTCTCGGTGTCGGCCGCCGCCGGCTTCGTCGCGCTGCTCTCCGCGGCCAACATGGCGGGCCGTATCGGCTGGTCGTCGACCTCCGACCTGATCGGCCGCAAGAACATCTACCGCGTCTACCTCGGCGTCGGCGCGGTCATGTACGCGCTCATCGCACTGTTCGGCGACTCCTCGAAACCGCTGTTCATCCTGTGCGCCCTGGTGATCCTCTCCTTCTACGGCGGCGGATTCGCGACCGTGCCCGCCTACCTCAAGGACCTCTTCGGGACCTACCAGGTCGGCGCGATCCACGGCCGGCTGCTCACCGCCTGGTCCCTGGCCGGCGTCCTCGGCCCGCTGATCGTGAACTGGATCGCCGACCACCAGAAGGACGCCGGCAAACACGGCGCCGCCCTCTACGACACCTCCTTCCTCATCATGATCGGGCTGCTCGTCATCGGGTTCGTCGCCAACGAACTCGTCCGGCCCGTCGACGCCCGCCACCACATCCCCGCCCCGAGGGAGGCCGCCGATGTCGAACGACAGCAGTCAGAGCCCGCCTGA
- a CDS encoding OFA family MFS transporter — MATTDYPTSVSHREVTDRHGRVYRIGESDVDIMGRTRKWMVVLPWVGMMGISSAEYAFTSAEETLHDAHLWSSGHIFWLMGVWVFFQAAVAFPAGQLRESGRLPARTAMLIGALGTLLGYLALAFAPNLLVAYLGFGMCSGIGAGLVYATCVNMVGKWYPERKGGKTGFVNGGFAYGSVPFVFLFTSVLDLGNYKVLLSLVGVGLCLVVASAGWFFRDPPKNWWPAHVDPLKAAQDPRIRRALEKNPPAVKQYTPREAARTPVLWMMWFCLLCTAGINIFGIAFQVPFGKDMGFAGGIVATAMSLKAIVNGTGRGVIGWISDRFGRRHTLIIVCIVLGTAQFGVLVSGQMGSMPFFLFCSMVSGFGGGAIFPLFAAMTADYFGENNNASNYGMVYSSKLISGLVGSGLGAVVVGEWDYHGAFVLAGSVGLASAVLALFLKAPGRPSARRIAPNPHPLGEEMA, encoded by the coding sequence ATGGCAACAACGGACTACCCTACGTCCGTCTCCCACAGGGAGGTGACGGACCGTCACGGCCGCGTGTACCGCATCGGTGAATCCGATGTCGACATCATGGGCCGTACGCGCAAGTGGATGGTCGTCCTGCCCTGGGTGGGCATGATGGGCATCAGTTCCGCCGAGTACGCGTTCACGTCGGCGGAGGAGACGCTCCATGACGCGCATCTGTGGAGCAGTGGGCACATCTTCTGGCTGATGGGCGTCTGGGTGTTCTTCCAGGCGGCCGTGGCCTTCCCCGCCGGGCAGTTGCGCGAGAGCGGCAGACTCCCGGCCCGTACGGCCATGTTGATCGGCGCGCTCGGCACGCTGCTGGGCTATCTGGCGCTGGCGTTCGCGCCGAATCTGCTCGTTGCGTATCTGGGATTCGGTATGTGCAGCGGTATCGGCGCCGGTCTTGTGTATGCGACCTGCGTGAACATGGTCGGCAAGTGGTATCCGGAGCGCAAGGGCGGCAAGACGGGCTTCGTGAACGGCGGATTCGCCTACGGGTCCGTGCCGTTCGTGTTCCTGTTCACCTCGGTGCTCGATCTCGGCAACTACAAGGTGCTGCTCAGCCTCGTCGGCGTCGGACTGTGTCTGGTGGTGGCCTCGGCGGGCTGGTTCTTCCGCGATCCGCCGAAGAACTGGTGGCCGGCGCACGTCGATCCGCTCAAGGCGGCCCAAGACCCCAGGATCCGGCGGGCGTTGGAGAAGAACCCGCCGGCCGTCAAGCAGTACACACCCAGGGAGGCCGCCCGTACCCCCGTGCTCTGGATGATGTGGTTCTGTCTGCTGTGCACGGCCGGCATCAACATCTTCGGCATCGCCTTCCAGGTGCCGTTCGGCAAGGACATGGGCTTCGCGGGCGGGATCGTGGCCACGGCGATGTCCCTGAAGGCGATCGTGAACGGCACCGGGCGCGGGGTCATCGGCTGGATCTCCGACCGTTTCGGCCGCCGTCACACGCTGATCATCGTATGCATTGTGCTGGGTACCGCCCAGTTCGGTGTGCTGGTCTCGGGCCAGATGGGCAGCATGCCGTTCTTCCTGTTCTGCTCCATGGTCTCGGGTTTCGGCGGCGGGGCGATCTTCCCGCTGTTCGCGGCCATGACGGCCGACTACTTCGGTGAGAACAACAACGCCAGCAACTACGGGATGGTCTACAGCTCGAAGCTGATCTCGGGGCTCGTCGGCTCCGGTCTGGGCGCGGTCGTCGTCGGTGAGTGGGACTACCACGGCGCGTTCGTGCTGGCCGGTTCCGTGGGCCTGGCCTCCGCGGTGCTGGCGCTCTTCCTCAAGGCTCCGGGCAGGCCCAGCGCCCGGCGTATCGCCCCCAACCCGCACCCGCTCGGCGAGGAGATGGCGTGA